In Candidatus Vicinibacter proximus, the genomic stretch GTAATGCGGCGGTTTCTGCGGCAAGATTATCGAGTTCTGATGTAGTTACACCATTGAAGAGTCCTAGGATAACTTTTTTGGATATTTCTATAGCATCCACAAAATTTGCATCAAGACCGTAACATAGTTTTTTAATTCTTGCGGTGATCTTGTCGAAACTTACGTCTTCGCGTTTGCCATTGCGTTTAATTACTTGCATAGTGAGCTTGAGTTGAAAAGGTTAAAGAATAGGTTTTTACTGTGAAAAATTCGTTTAGAACTCTTCGTCAATGGTGAATACCTTTTTTTCGTGCCCGGCGGTTACCCCGGCTTTTTGATAATCACCCACCCTCTTTTCAAAGAAATTGGTTTTACCTTGCATGGATATCAAATCCATCCACGCAAATGGATTGTCTTTAAAGTATACTTTTTCATTGCCCAGGGATACCAACAATCTGTCTGCAACAAATTCAATGTAATCACACATTAGATTTGCATTCATCCCGATGAGTGCAACAGGAATGGAATCGGTAACAAATATTTTTTCAATTTCCACCGCTTCAGTGATGATGTCACGGATGGTTTCTTTAGGAAATTTATTTTCAATATGTTGATTGTAAAGAAGACAAGCAAAATCACAATGCATGCCTTCATCCCGGGAAATCAGTTCATTGGAAAAACTTAAACCGGGCATTAATCCTCGTTTTTGAGCCAGAAAATTGAACAGAAAGATCCACTGAAGAAGATACCTTCCACTGCTGCGAATGCCACTAATTGTTCTACAAAATTGCCTTTGCTGATCCAACGGAGTGCCCAATCGGCTTTTTTGCGGACACAATCCAAATTGTCAATGGCATGGAAAGAAAATCTTTTTCTTTATTGTCTTTAATATACGTATCAATTAATAGAGAATATGTTTCCGAGTGGATGTTTTCCATCATGATTTGGAAGCCATAGAAGAATTTTGCTTCCGTGTATTGAACAGTACGCACCATATTTTCGGCAAGATTTTCATTGACGATACCATCGCTTGCTGCAAAAAAGGCTAGTACATGTTTGATGAAATGTTTTTCGTCATCGTTAAGTTTCGTTTCCCAATCAGTAAGGTCCGCTTGCAGGTCAATCTCTTCCGGAGTCCAAAAACAGGCCTCTGCATTTTTATAAAATTTCCAAATGTCATCGTGTTCAATTGGAAAAAGTACAAATCGGTTGGGATTTTCTTTGAGTAGCGGTTCTATATGATTGATCATGTATATTGATATTGATGTGGTTCTAACTGTTTTCTCAAAAGAGGGCTCAAAATTATCGAATCTCTCCTGAATATATATTAATAAATTAGATATATTTTTTTTTGTTATTTATTAGCTTCTGATTTTTAAAATTTAGGGGATCAAATTTGTTCAAATCAGGATAAAAAAAACATATTATTATTTATTATTATATCTTGAGTCAAAGATAATCCGCAGCCATACTATTTGTCTGATTACTTTTCCACATATTGTGGAAAACTTTAATAAGTGGAAGAGGTTTAATGCTTTACAAGCTGAAAAAAAAATGAAGATTGTGGAATACACATTTAATTGGCAAATATGTATAAAAATACAAATCCCTGTAAATTAGATATAAGTTAAAAAAAATATATAAATCTTGTATTTGGGCGAATCCGGAGCTATAAAAAACTAAAGCACATCTTTTACTTTAAAGAACCAGGCGAGGCCTAAGCTGAAGCTGATGGATAGAAAAAGGATGATGTAAAATGAGTAGGAGGAGTCTCCTAACCAAAAAGGTAGATGGACATTCATGCCAAAAAAGCTGGCTACCAAAGTTGGTACCATCAAAATGATTGTAATCACTGTGAGCCTGTTTACGAATTTGTTCAGGTTGTTGGAAATAATGGATGCGTAGGCTTCCATTGTTCCGTTGAGGATGTTGGTATAAAGTTGGGCAACCTCCCGGGCTTGGTTGTTGTCTACAATAATATCTTCAAAAAGATCTAACAGGTCTTCATTGTCTTTGATGCCAATGAAATCTGTGCGTCTCATTTTAATTTTGAGCAGTTCATTGGCATTCAGGGAATTGACAAAATAAACCAAGCTTTTTTCAATTCGTAAAAGGCTTTTTAGCTCCCCACTTCGGCTGGAGTGGTATAATTCTTCTTCTATAAGACTTCTGCGCAGATTAAGTTTTTTGAGGTAATCCAGGAAAAGCAGCACTGTTTGTTCGAATAACTGCAGAATGAACAAGCGTTCATTTCCGGGATCAAAACTTTTAATTTTGAAATTACAGAATTTCTCCAAAACCGGATTATCCCAGGCTGAAACGGTGATGATTTTATTTTGACAAAGTATGATGCCGACAGGGATAGTGATAAAAATGGGGTCATTCTCCTTTTCTGTCTCATTTACTACAGGTGTATGAAAGATAATACTGCGTGCTTCGTCGTATTTCTCATAACGAGCACGTTCTTCAATATCTAATGGGTCAGTAAGAAAGTCAGTGGAGATATTCAGGGTCGAAGCCAATTGTTCCAGCTCTCCCTCTTTATAAGGAGGAGAAAGATTAACCCAGGAGGAATCTTTCAACAGATCCAATTCCTGAAAAACACCATTGCTTACTCCAAAGTAACGGATCATCTTTTGTGTTTTCTGAAAGTAATTGAATCATAATATCAAAGGCATTAACTGCACAAGCAAAGTTACAAAAAGCAAGCCAATTTATACGTTCGAAAGATGATTTTATCCAACTAATTTTTAATTGGATCCATATGTGGTCAATCCGATGAAAATATTTATTTCATCTAATCCCATTAGGGAAAAAGAAAAAGACCCTGCTTCATTAAGCAAGGTCTTTTTCAATACTATAATAATCTTATGTCTTTTCCCGAAGGCCGGGAGTCAAAGGCTGGGATTATTCCAGGATGATCATTCGTTTAGTTGCAGTTTGGTTATCTGCATCTAATTGATAGTAGAACATTCCTGTACCGTTTAATTCTCCCCTGTTGATTTTAACAGTGTTCATACCTTTCTGAGCATTCAGATTGAATATGCGGTGAACTTTTCCGGTAACATCATAAACGGTTAGAGTGGCTTTAGAAGCCTTTGGCAAGCGGAAGTTTATTTCTGTAAACTGGTCAAATGGGTTTGGCGCATTTTGGTACAATTCAAATACACCTGCTGTGTTTTGACCATCCTTACTTCTCAGTTCAAGTTTCATTTCTTTTGCCTCCAATTTTTCATTGTATGCTTCGGCAAGCGTAATGTCACTGGTGATGTCAATAGCTCCGTTGATGGAACCATTTTTAAGCGCTTTGAAGGTTAAAGTGAACAATACTTCTTCTTTTCCAAAGCTCATTGCTTTATCCGCATTCCAACTTGTGGTCAACAAGCCTTTATCAATTGAAGTGGTTCCGAAGTTAGCATCGCTAACATTCAATACTCCGGACTCAAATCCTTCATAGCTCATCAATTTAGCATCAAAGTTGAGCGTGAACTGATAACCGCTGATGTTTTTGAAATCTGAAGATCTTACCTGAAGTTTATAATTATCTCCGGCAGTAAGATTAGCCTCGTCAATCACTAAGCTTAATTGACCTGCAGTTCTGGATTGTGCTTTTCCGTTTGCATTCGCTGCAGCAGAATTATTCACATCTCCCATTTTAATAGCAAGGAAGTTCATGTAATCTGTTGACTTGGTAAGTGACATGGTTTTTTCAGTCACATACTGCCAAGGATTTCTTGGATCTTCAAATTTGATTCCTTCTGGTAAGATTAACCAGCTTGGAGATTTGCTGAATTGAGTAGTTACGCCCAGGATCAGCTTTCTGATCTCAGACATGTCTGATGCGGTAACGCTGTTTGTTTTGTTCACATCCGCTGCGATGATCTTGAATGGTGATCCAAGTTCTTCGATGCCCAGAATGTGTTTTTGAATTTTAACAACGTCTGCAGTGGTCACACCATTTAACGGATTGTCGTTTCTGGTAGATTTTAACAAATAGTTTTGTGGAAAATCCAAATCTCTGAAGGCATAGAATCCATCCTGTTGGGTTAATTTGGAGTTAGCCAATTGTCCATTGTGGTAAAGATCTACGGTAACTTCCGCTGTGTTGTCACCATTCTCAGTCTTAAGGTTACCACTGATGGTTCCAAGATTAGAAGAATTAGGACAAATGTTTTGATTGTCCTGAACAATCACAATGGTAGAGCAGTAATCTCTGTTTCCTTCTTCATCCTCAACCCACATTTGGACTGGGACACGTAGTTCGTCATTTACTTTGTTGTTCACAAAATCACTGCAACAAACTCTGATTGAAGGTTTGTTACGGTCTCCGTCAAAGTAGAATTTTAATTTGCTCTTAGACGTACAGTTGTCATAACTGTTGAAATCCAAATCCTTAGCCCAAATGTCTACACATCCGGATGAAGGCATTGGTACAGTAATGATTCCGGTTAAGCAATATGGTGTTGGTGCTTTACAGTCTTTGATTTCAAAGAGTGTTTCACACTGGCCAACATTACCACAACCATCTTCTACATACCAGGTGATTTTGTGGATACCGATTGGGTAAACGCCACTTGCATCAAATGGATTTGAATTATCGTCTGCATAAGGATTATTTCTAACAGCAGGTTTTTCTCCTCCGGCATATTGTCTTCTGGTAAGAGATCCTACTGTAAAGTCAATACTTCCATTGTTGAATGCATCAATTTTATATTCATAATTCAACCAATCTACCGGAGTACAAGAATCTGATGCAGTTGCAGTAAGGCTTATGTGTCCTACACATACACCCAATTGTGCACTGATTACAGCTGGTTCGCATGCGCCTACGTTACAGGTAACAACAGGTTTCTTTTTGTCAAACACTTTAATTACCTGGGTAAATTCCCATCTACCTTCTGTTGCGCTGATGTTAGGATCGTATTGACACCAGTCAATAACCACCCATCTTCTAAGGATTTTAAAACATGCATCCGGTTCGATAGTAAATACTTCGTCGAAATTCTGAATCGCAATCAAGGCACAATTATCGTCTGCACCATTCAATATTCTTGGTTTTCCAATGACCTCAGGATCAGTATCTGCACCACAACCTTCAACAGTGGTACCTAATCCTTGACAATCTGGCCATGCAATATCATCCAAAGTACTGCAATAGTCTCTTCTGTCGATATAAAATGGATCGCAATCTACCACCCAGATAGTCTGTGTAGCAGAAACCAATACGCCACCAGGGCCTCTTGCGCTGATCGTTCTAAGGATACGTCCCTGGCCGCATTCACGTAAGTCGTTTACTTTGATTTCAGGTGTAACGCTGCAGGAAGAAAGTACATACCCATCAAATCCCCACAATAATTCATATTTATTGTCCGGGTGAGCAGGTGAAAAGAGCGTATTATAGTAATCGCAAGCTTTGTTAGAAGCTGGTTGTAAATGAGCTGGCAATCCGGAAATAAATCCAGGATATCCGGTAATCAAGTTTTGTGCACAGAATTGCTCACAAACTATATCCGTAGTTTTTACTTTAGCTCTCCAGGCAACATCACTTACTACTTTACCAAAAGTAGCATCTGTTGCATCAGTTATCTTAGTAATGTCAAACCAGAACATACAGCTTACCACGATATCTGGTGGTGCTACAACGGTAGGGATGCTTTTATCTTGTACATCCACTTCAACCATACAATCTGTATAATGTCCGAAGAGATTTCCTCCCGGATTCATGCGTGCAGGGCGAACAGGTCCAACGCCTGGGTCTGCATCAAACACTCTGAATACAACCATGATGGTTTTGTTGGCATCTGCACAACAGAATTTCACCTGGTCATCAAAGTATGTCTGAGAACCTGTAACTGAAGCATCATCATCTCCATTTGCTTTATTACAAACAGTAGATTCTTTGGTGCTTCCATTATTGGTACCATCCAATTCATCCATGCGGATCACTTTGTAGTACAAATGCTGAGCGCAATTGTCAAAGGAACAATCATCAAATGTTTCCGCAAATATTTTAGCTAAATTTTCTCCAGGAGAAAGATTACCAGTAATGGTAACAACTGTTTTTTGATCGCATACAGCTACAGGAGGAGTGTTGTCCTGTACATTTATTTTAAGCAGTTTTTCAGTTACATTACCACAACAGTCTTCAGCCACAATATAAGCGTTTTGGATACCAAGAGGAAGATTTACCACGATATAACCTGTATTTTCATTTCCCAATACAGTGCCATTCTCCACTCTTACAGTGTAATGGACTTCATTAGAACAATTGTCTTGTACCCAAGCCGGGGATACTTCCCATCTGCCTTCGCATTTCCATGCATCGGAACTTACGACAAGACTATCAGGATACAGTACACGTGGTCCTTCATTATCAATAACTTTAATAATTTGATTGTGCTCTCTTATGGAGCCGGTACACCAATCCAACATGGTCCAGGTTCTTAATAATTTATAACATCCCACAGGACCTGCATCGCAGCCTGGTTTGGAAATGTCAATTTTTAAATCCCTGAAAGTAACCGCAATGTTGTTACAACCTACTGCAGCTGGTTCGCCCGTTCCATGCCATTGGATTACCTGGTTGGCACCATAGCATCCGATTGCATCAGGATGAGCAGGATAGTAGATTGATTTCGGATTCGGGTGACCTGCATATGGACCGTTTTCGATAACGTTCCAACCAAGCGTCCTCGGTACACGTAATCCGGTTCCAAGAAGGATAGCCTGATCTACCAAATAATCATCTACACAAACCGGGAAAGGTTTGATGTGTGCAGAGATGTCTTTGCCTGCATCATATCTGTCCGCGCAGGATAATGCCGGAAGATTATTAGGCAAGGCAAGTCCTGTATAATCCGGTGGAGTAGCCACAGCACCAAGGTCACCTAAAAGAACAGTTATGGTTTGTACACAATAACTTTTATTTCCGGAAGCATCTTCTGCAGTCCATGTACGGGTTATAATTTTGTCGTAACCAAAAGGACATCCGCCAAGAGATACGACATCTTTGTAAGTAAGATTATATGCACTGCAATATTCACTTACAATTGGGGTACCAGTATTAATTGGAAGAATGGATTCTGTACAAGAAATCTCCAAACTTCGTGGACAGGTCATGATCGGAGCAAGTTTATCTTCAACCGTAGCAGATCCCCAGCAACTATTGCCGGTAAAAGGGTCTGTAACGGTAATCTTCAATTTTTACCGATTTGCGCAGCACCAATTTGTGGATAATGTGCAAAGGCATCCAGATCTATGATTTGATTCGTGTTCCAATCTCTTGCAACTACAGTATAGTCACCAGGGCAATCTGAATTGGTACCTCCTTCAAGGATCATATCAGGTTTGATGGTAGCACGACAGTTTTCATCCAAAGAAATCTGGATGTTATTGTTACAGGCAATAGCACCATTGTTTGCATCAATGCTGATACCAAATTCGCCAATGGCAAATCCGGCGGCATTTACTGCAACATCAATTCTAATGGTTGTCAATAAGCATGCAGAATTGTTGGTGTAAAAACCATAATAACGGGCACCGGCATTTCCAACTACAGGAACAGGTCCTGAAGTAGAACCATCGTTTGCAGTAGCAGTAATGTTAGCAGGCGCAAAATTGTTTCCTTCCACATAAAGGTAAAATGCTCTGGTATTGGCGGGAAGTGTAAGTGTAATGGTGGTTCCACTAGATACATACACATCTCCGTTATAACCATGACTCCAGGTTGCCCAACCAGCACCAATTCTTCGGTGGTTTAAAGGTCCTGAAAACAACAGACTGCTGGGACAGTCAAAAGCAGGGTTAACAAATGTTTCATCTACACCCAATGTCCTTGGGTCTAAAGGAAACGGGAATACTTGCAATCCGCCCAATGTATTTGGGGGAGCTGCAGTACCTGGGCTGCCATTAAATACGACTCCGCCATAACTCAAACTGGCGATCGCACTTAAAAGCAGGGACAGAAAGCCTGTTCGGGACTTTCTG encodes the following:
- a CDS encoding magnesium transporter CorA family protein, whose translation is MIRYFGVSNGVFQELDLLKDSSWVNLSPPYKEGELEQLASTLNISTDFLTDPLDIEERARYEKYDEARSIIFHTPVVNETEKENDPIFITIPVGIILCQNKIITVSAWDNPVLEKFCNFKIKSFDPGNERLFILQLFEQTVLLFLDYLKKLNLRRSLIEEELYHSSRSGELKSLLRIEKSLVYFVNSLNANELLKIKMRRTDFIGIKDNEDLLDLFEDIIVDNNQAREVAQLYTNILNGTMEAYASIISNNLNKFVNRLTVITIILMVPTLVASFFGMNVHLPFWLGDSSYSFYIILFLSISFSLGLAWFFKVKDVL
- a CDS encoding T9SS type A sorting domain-containing protein; the protein is MKITVTDPFTGNSCWGSATVEDKLAPIMTCPRSLEISCTESILPINTGTPIVSEYCSAYNLTYKDVVSLGGCPFGYDKIITRTWTAEDASGNKSYCVQTITVLLGDLGAVATPPDYTGLALPNNLPALSCADRYDAGKDISAHIKPFPVCVDDYLVDQAILLGTGLRVPRTLGWNVIENGPYAGHPNPKSIYYPAHPDAIGCYGANQVIQWHGTGEPAAVGCNNIAVTFRDLKIDISKPGCDAGPVGCYKLLRTWTMLDWCTGSIREHNQIIKVIDNEGPRVLYPDSLVVSSDAWKCEGRWEVSPAWVQDNCSNEVHYTVRVENGTVLGNENTGYIVVNLPLGIQNAYIVAEDCCGNVTEKLLKINVQDNTPPVAVCDQKTVVTITGNLSPGENLAKIFAETFDDCSFDNCAQHLYYKVIRMDELDGTNNGSTKESTVCNKANGDDDASVTGSQTYFDDQVKFCCADANKTIMVVFRVFDADPGVGPVRPARMNPGGNLFGHYTDCMVEVDVQDKSIPTVVAPPDIVVSCMFWFDITKITDATDATFGKVVSDVAWRAKVKTTDIVCEQFCAQNLITGYPGFISGLPAHLQPASNKACDYYNTLFSPAHPDNKYELLWGFDGYVLSSCSVTPEIKVNDLRECGQGRILRTISARGPGGVLVSATQTIWVVDCDPFYIDRRDYCSTLDDIAWPDCQGLGTTVEGCGADTDPEVIGKPRILNGADDNCALIAIQNFDEVFTIEPDACFKILRRWVVIDWCQYDPNISATEGRWEFTQVIKVFDKKKPVVTCNVGACEPAVISAQLGVCVGHISLTATASDSCTPVDWLNYEYKIDAFNNGSIDFTVGSLTRRQYAGGEKPAVRNNPYADDNSNPFDASGVYPIGIHKITWYVEDGCGNVGQCETLFEIKDCKAPTPYCLTGIITVPMPSSGCVDIWAKDLDFNSYDNCTSKSKLKFYFDGDRNKPSIRVCCSDFVNNKVNDELRVPVQMWVEDEEGNRDYCSTIVIVQDNQNICPNSSNLGTISGNLKTENGDNTAEVTVDLYHNGQLANSKLTQQDGFYAFRDLDFPQNYLLKSTRNDNPLNGVTTADVVKIQKHILGIEELGSPFKIIAADVNKTNSVTASDMSEIRKLILGVTTQFSKSPSWLILPEGIKFEDPRNPWQYVTEKTMSLTKSTDYMNFLAIKMGDVNNSAAANANGKAQSRTAGQLSLVIDEANLTAGDNYKLQVRSSDFKNISGYQFTLNFDAKLMSYEGFESGVLNVSDANFGTTSIDKGLLTTSWNADKAMSFGKEEVLFTLTFKALKNGSINGAIDITSDITLAEAYNEKLEAKEMKLELRSKDGQNTAGVFELYQNAPNPFDQFTEINFRLPKASKATLTVYDVTGKVHRIFNLNAQKGMNTVKINRGELNGTGMFYYQLDADNQTATKRMIILE